From the Hevea brasiliensis isolate MT/VB/25A 57/8 chromosome 15, ASM3005281v1, whole genome shotgun sequence genome, one window contains:
- the LOC131173831 gene encoding uncharacterized protein LOC131173831 encodes MPPYDKIYGRKCRSPMCWEEVGERALAERELVEVINQVMPFIRARLKIATSKHKSYANLHRREVVFKEGDMVLLKVISEPDLKILEDLSYIEQPIQIIDTQIRKLRNKEIPKVKALWNRHNMEKCMWEIHDSMIQQYPHLF; translated from the exons ATGCCACCATATGACAagatatatgggaggaaatgtaggtcTCCTATGTGTTGGGAAGAAGTTGGTGAAAGAGCCTTAGCAGAAAGAGAGTTGGTAGAAGTTATCAATCAAGTCATGCCCTTTATTAGGGCAAGGTTGAAGATAGCAACTAGTAAACATAAAAGTTATGCAAATCTCCATAGGAGAGAAGTGGTTTTTAAGGAGGGGGACATGGTGCTTCTGAAG GTTATAAGTGAACCAGACTTGAAAATTTTAGAAGATCTTTCTTATATTGAACAACCTATCCAAATTATAGACACTCAAATAAGGAAGTTGAGGAATAAGGAGATACCGAAGGTCAAGGCATTATGGAACCGCCACAACATGGAAAAGTGCATGTGGGAAATCCATGATTCCATGATACAACAATATCCCCACCTTTTCTAG